The region CGCATGATTCCCCAGGGCACCGACGCCCTTTCGCCCGCGCCGCAGCACGACATCTACTCCATTGAGGACCTGTCCCAGCTCATCCACGCCCTCAAGGAGGCGACCAACTACACCAAGCCCATAAGCGTGAAGATCGCCGCAGTCCACAACTCGGCGGCCATCGCATCGGGCATCGCCCGGGCGGGCGCGGACATGATCGCAATTGACGGCATCCGCGGCTCCACGGGCGCTGCGCCCAAGTCCATCCGCGACAACGTGGGCATCCCCATCGAGATGGCACTGGCCTCCGTGGACGCCCGCCTGCGTGCCGAGGGCATCCGCAATCAGGTGTCCCTGGTCGTGGCGGGAGGGTTCCGCACCAGCGCGGATGTGGTAAAGGCCATCGCTCTGGGCGCGGACGCGGTGTACATCGGCACGGCGGCTCTCATCAGCATCGGGTGCACCGTCTGCCAGGCCTGCTACACGGGGCGCTGCGCCTGGGGCATCACCACGACAGACGACAAGCTGACCAAGCGGCAGAACCCTGAGATAGCGGCGGAGCGGATGGCGAACCTGCTGCATAGCTGGAGCCACGAGATTAAAGAGATGCTGGGAGCCATGGGCATCAACTCCATCGAGAGCCTCCGCGGGAACCGGCTGCACCTGCGGGGCGTGGGCCTGACCCGCGCCGAAGCCGATATCCTGGGCGTGCGCCTGGCAGGGGAATAGCCGTGGTGCGCGTCAACGAGCACAAGACATCCACCGCCGTCGTCCGCATGGACGCGGCGGGCCTCCACTACAAGGAGTTAAACGCGCGCCTGCGGAACGCGGTGGCGGCGGGCGCGCAGCGCATCGAGTTGGTGAACGTCCACGGACAACGCTACATCGGCACGGACCTGGACAGCACCGTGGATATCCACATCCACGGCACGCCCGGCAACGACCTGGGCGCCTTCATGGACGGGCCGCGCATCACCGTGCACGCCCACGCCCAGGACGGGTGCGGCAACACCATGAACCAGGGCGAGATCGTCATCCACGGCCACGCCGGCGACATTCTGGGACTCTCCGCCCGGGGCGGACGCATCTTCGTCCGCGACAGCGTGGGCTACCGCACGGGCATTCACATGAAGCAGTACCAGGACGCGCGACCAGTGGTGGTCGTGGGCGGCACCGCTCAGGACTTCCTCGGCGAGTACATGGCCGGCGGTGTGCTGGTGCTGCTGGGCCTGACGCTGGGCGCGGGTGAGACCCACCGGTCCCGCTTCATTGGCACGGGTATGCACGGCGGCGTCATCTACCTGCGGGGAAGCGTGGAGGACCACCAGTTGGGCAAAGAGGTGGGCGTCGCGAAGATGGGGGCCGAGGACACCGCCCTGCTATCGGAGTTGGTGGGACAGTACGTCGCCTACTTCGGCGGAGACGCCGACGCCATTTTGAGCGGGCCGTTCACCAAGCTGGTGCCCCTGTACCTGCGGCCCTACGGCAACCTGTACGCGCCGACACACAGGGGCGCGCAGGGCGTGGTGCGACGCATAGGGCGCGGGTAGCGACCTTCTCCTGGCTTGTTCCCCAGTCTCCTCTCACGGCGCATCCTCTCCACTGGCCGCGGGAAGAGCCTAACCCGCCCGCACGGCCTCCACGTAGTTGCATACGGTCTGGCACCAGGGGGTGGACTTCCCGCGGCACATCGGACCGGATGGCTCGGCGGTGCTCATCAACACCAGGTCAGCCTTCTGTTGCCGGGCCACCGTGAAGATGCCCTCCGACGGATAGCCCACAAGGAAAGTCGAGCGAGTCGGTATACCCTGGTCGGCCAAACGCTTCTCCTGCTTCGCAAGGTACTGCCGCAGGTTGGCCTCAACACACCGCATCATGTCCAGTATGCGTGCCCGCTGTACCGGGTCCTGGCCCATCTGACTCCCCTGGGGTCCCCATACGCACAAGAGCAAGACCTCAACATCGCCCGCGCGCGCAAGCTTCTCTACCGCTGAAATAGCCCCATCAGAGACCTGAGTTCCTTCCAGGGGGACGAGGATCCGCGTCGTCATGGCTCTACCTCCGGTTCCGCGCGGTGTGGGAGACCTGAGAATCACTGAAAGCACCGAGCATCCTGAGTCCCGGACGCCGGGGTGCATTATAGCACGGCTGCCGGACGAGACACATATCTCGCCTGCTCGCGTTTCGCCCGTTTCCGCCCTGTCCTGGCGAGCGAGTCTCTGGAATTGCGCTCTACGCGCGGCATCTCAGGCGACCATTCATCACAA is a window of Dehalococcoidia bacterium DNA encoding:
- a CDS encoding universal stress protein, which translates into the protein MTTRILVPLEGTQVSDGAISAVEKLARAGDVEVLLLCVWGPQGSQMGQDPVQRARILDMMRCVEANLRQYLAKQEKRLADQGIPTRSTFLVGYPSEGIFTVARQQKADLVLMSTAEPSGPMCRGKSTPWCQTVCNYVEAVRAG